In one window of Amblyomma americanum isolate KBUSLIRL-KWMA chromosome 9, ASM5285725v1, whole genome shotgun sequence DNA:
- the LOC144103504 gene encoding uncharacterized protein LOC144103504, producing the protein MAGVAEASRSNGDASLHHHSESMKSIDDEKGSKRGTAPFTWIVILALSLFAVVYAYVIFDANRDRLAWKKQPSWRPEAPQREQGITSRTLRTRHQAGDVTTSCNNSRRCKPGAQCIRGICVRRPTTPETTGAATAPGEQESTNPDTARDKREPADAGSTSGELYLTYRETTGKHRKLKVGKTTNSKREITYSDNSDERNLADIESSSEELDMKDDESGYRELTVGKTTSAEWVPAYSENSDELEPTDGATTSVQSKPFDGKITSDEREPAGGKASNAEWESTDGETADEEVREEHSLVSRIAVNADADALAVRSEPPDDDEKPFTRRPVQISAKATMGLGGRSTLKTTTTVALDTEYR; encoded by the exons ATGGCAGGCGTCGCCGAAGCCAGCCGCAGTAATGGCGATGCCTCGTTACATCACCATTCTGAGTCCATGAAAAGCATAGACGACGAAAAAGG GTCCAAGCGAGGAACGGCGCCATTCACATGGATTGTCATCCTCGCGCTCTCACTTTTTGCCGTGGTATACGCCTACGTCATTTTCG ACGCCAACCGTGATCGCCTTGCTTGGAAGAAACAGCCTTCTTGGCGTCCGGAAGCACCACAGAGGGAACAAGGAA TAACCTCCAGGACGCTACGAACCCGGCATCAGGCTGGTGATGTCACCACAAGCTGCAACAATTCCCGCCGCTGCAAGCCAGGAGCCCAGTGCATCCGCGGCATCTGCGTGCGCAGACCCACAACGCCGGAGACAACTGGCGCCGCTACTGCACCTGGCGAGCAGGAGTCCACAAATCCAGACACAGCTCGAGACAAGCGGGAGCCGGCAGATGCCGGGAGCACTAGTGGAGAGCTATATCTCACATATAGGGAGACTACTGGCAAACATCGGAAGCTTAAAGTTGGAAAGACAACTAACTCCAAGCGTGAGATAACGTATAGCGACAATAGCGACGAGCGGAATCTTGCAGATATCGAGAGCAGTAGTGAAGAGCTAGATATGAAAGATGATGAGAGCGGCTATCGGGAGCTTACAGTTGGCAAGACCACTAGCGCCGAGTGGGTGCCTGCGTATAGCGAGAATAGCGATGAGTTGGAGCCGACTGATGGTGCGACCACTAGCGTCCAGTCGAAGCCTTTTGATGGGAAGATTACAAGTGACGAGCGAGAGCCCGCAGGCGGCAAGGCAAGTAATGCAGAGTGGGAGTCGACAGATGGCGAGACAGCTGACGAGGAGGTGAGGGAAGAGCATAG TCTGGTATCTAGAATCGCAGTGAACGCTGATGCTGACGCATTAGCCGTACGATCCGAGCCACCAGACGATGATGAGAA GCCTTTCACCCGGAGACCTGTTCAGATCTCTGCCAAAGCAACAATGGGCCTAGGTGGACGCAGCACGCTTAAAACAACAACGACTGTCGCCCTCGACACCGAATATCGCTGA